TCTTCAAGCCAATATCTTGTTTAGAAATGTGattacaaatgtttaaaaatgttatgaTCTCTGTAGAAACAtattaatgttaaaaatgtagTATTAAACTGCTATTTGTCATCAAAGTATTCCTTGAAGTTATtcaacactttttctttttgcaacaAATCTAGGTCACATATGCTCATGATTCTTTATtattaaaaagtaataaaatgcaTTGAAAGTGTGTGCCTTTCCAATGTTGTGCAGTATTCAGTtttaaatgaggagaaaaacCAGATGTGAGAATGCGATGTCTGTAATACTGAaagatgtaaataaacagaaccTTTCACTCTCACAATCAAATTCACCCAGAAACACTTTAAGAAAGCACAATGTCGCCCGTATGTTTCCTTTAGAGAACACAGTGTCACAGCCaaattgtgttttcttcagttaaCTTTGCTGATAAGGTAAGATAGCTTATACACAATGACAATGAGATGAACATTTTGTTTGACTGAAAACCTTGCCAAGAAATGAAGTATGATTTTACAAGTTGTGCCGTAACACAAGAAAAGATGCCAATGGGTGATGACATTATTTAGaataaagagaggggggagaaaaaaacaaacaaacaaacaaacaaaaagtgacaGAGCTCCCCAAACAGGCCATAGTCTGCAGCATTAACCCAGAACAGGACCATTCAAATATACAACAGGTGCCAGGACAGGTCTGTAGGATGTGAGGTAACAAAAGCACTGACATGAGGTAAATCTACCACAAtagtaataattaaaaaaaaaaaaaaagtcctttcaAAGAGAATGACGTAATCCATTGGCATGACGTGACATCTCAAATCATTCTTCAGAATTCTCATTCAAATGCCTGATCATATGGGATCTAGTATCAgccacacattcactcacacagtgAAAGGCATtgaaagaatgaaatcacaTGACTAAAGGAGTACACTGGATACATAACGGCCCTTGATCACAAAAACTAGGACAAAAATTTAAGAGTCTCCAATCTAGCGTGACAGCTTATCATGGAATATTAGATGTAAATTGAGAACGAATGTGTACAGTCGTTAGTGGTTTGTTTTGGAGTGGCGTCAATACAAGGACCTGCTGGCCTTGCATTGTTTAAGTAACTCAGCAGTGTAATTTTGATAATAAAGTGCATTATGATTTGCAAACCCTCATGTAATTATTTGGCAAAGGATATGGAATGGACCCTATACCGTGGGTTTCTGTAGCATAGATAATCCATGCTGCAGAGAAGAGgtgggttggagggggggggggcgcagggGATGTAAGGGACCCTGTGGGCATGCTTTAGCCAGTCCAAGGGGTTTTCAGATGCAAGGAGGTGGTATTACCCCCACAGTCCACATACTGGTACATCTCCTGGGAAACTTGCTCAGCATGTCCAAAATAGACTGTGGTTACAGTTACCctagaaacagaacagagagtcaGCCCCTTTGAAGAAATATCGAGGGAAAGGTGACGGCTTCGAAGAAAAATAATTCGTATAGCTGTAACAGACTAATCAAGCCTGCAGGCATGTAGCTGGTAGTATATCAACACAAAGAGTAACTTACTGCATCATAACCACAATGTTGTGCACTTTGATGGTCTGCAGGGTACAGTAGTcactgtaaaacaaaggatGTGAACTCAAACATTTGCCCATAAAGATTCTCAGACAAATCTATATTTTTATACTTATGTACATGTCACTTGTACTTACTACATATAGCTCATCTCATCTGCTATTGTGGTAGAAACCATGTAGTCAATCTGAAAAAAATTTGAGGGGATACAACAGAAGCGATGGCATTAAGTTGATGTGCTTTGTTGGTGACTTTTAATGGAAGTCACGTGAAATGCATTGGACATAAAAATCCTTGAAAGAATGAACTTGCCCAGTGCGTCATGTCACATGAAATGAACTCTTCTAATGTGTAAACTGAATGTTTGtccattcaaacaaacaaacaaacaaacaaacaaacaaacacacacacaaaacgtatGTATTTACGTCTGAGTCATAGGTTTTAGTGATCAGAAGGGATGATGATCTACCTGCTTCATGTCCAGGGGACCTATGGTGGTAATATTGCTGACGCGGTTCTTGCCAATCACAGTCTTTGAGAACTGCACCTGTGCTGTGATGTTAGCCACATCCACagagtagtagttgttgttggtgatgttgAGAGTGTTCTACCAGACAGACAATGAAAATTCAAATGCGATATCACACTTCTAAATATTTATCACACCGTCTAAAAACTGAACCATCTGCAAGAACTGGAACACATTTCTTTTAAGACGTGAGAACTGCTTGTCACATTAATGTCACTGATCTACCAACGCGTAATAATATCGAAAGAGcgtcagagcagacacacaatTATCTTCCGTCTTGCATTCATTTAATGGCTCTTGAAGAAAGACTAAAGAGGGGGAAATAACGATCTTAAGTTTCTCATTGCTTTGTGAGGTGATTCAGAATCCCAAGATCCAGCTAAATGTAGTTGGGGGAACTTACCGTGATGTTCAGATAAACGATGTGTTTGCCCTGGTCATAGGTGACAATGACAGACTTTACACCAACGTAGTTCACGTCAATGGAACGGGGGAACAGGAAGAAGACAGCCAACCCTGAGAGCAGCAGGCACAGAATGACCGAGGCTGTCACATACAGCTTTCTGTaagtcacacacaaataagcagAGAGCaggttactttaaaaaaaaacacgaataCAATCCACACTGagcgttttggttttttttttattatttatagcCACATCCTCTCTAAAATATGAGGAAGTTTAAATATCAGTTGAATGTTATAATATAAGAGGTATAAATAGAGAAAGGGAAGAAGTTCTAGGATTTCTCAATAAGCATGATTAAAAGTCGGCGCTTTGAAATTCAACAAAAGCTTCCCCTTTTTGGTTGCTGCCACAATGTCAGACTCGTGCCGATGATGTGTGCATGAGTTAATAGCGTAGTTTGGATGATCGGCTTGTCACGGTTAATGGTAAGGCTTAGGCAACAAGTTATTTGTGTGTAGAATGAGAAGCAGCATCGTTCTTACGTTCTCCTTGGTCGCAGCCTCTGGTCACTGTATGGAATCAACGCCACCAGCTGATTCTCTTGGCCTGCGTAAGGAGATCAAAAGTCAAATCTGAACAAACATAGTGCAGACATACCATTTGTTTTGCTGATGTGATTCGGCTACCACCTGATTCTCCTGTATTATCATCAGACTGAATTATGACTATGCACTGGAAtttgaaaaccaaacaaacaatcagtTGCTGGTTGTTTGACCTGAATGAACTTTGTAACTTCAGTGAACCACAAGAGTGCTTCAAGGAACTCCAAACAATCAATAGACTTGGAGGGAGAACCACTTATCTTTGAGGGCCTGCCTAAACAAGAGGTTTATTTTGGAACTAATCTAAACCCTCCGCCTGACTAAAGCTAGGCCAGTGTTTCATGCACTGATCGTTGGGGCTGTCGTATTTgagagttgtttgtgtgtagccATACCTCTTGGGATCCTTCCAGTACCCTGGCATGTTGGGCAGGTCACGCTGTCTCTGCCAGTGAATTCCACATAGGGGAACTGAGAAACATCACCACTTGTCTTGCCATCCTCACCCTGCATGTTGTTGTACTCAGCCGATGATGTCAGGCTGTCCTGGTAGTCATCGTGAGATGCTGGCTTGGGCAGGTGGGAAAGAGACTTCCCCATTGTCTCACCTGACAGGAGGAGCCCTGGAGTTATAAGGCAGTTTAGCTAGAGAGAGATCTTAAACTAGGTATTTGACTTAGATGCACATCACACAGTCAAATTTTGTGTTCAGCGGGGTGTGTTAATCCCACATTGCATTACTCATAATTAGCTGATAACTATTCAAGTTGCAAAGGTATTTACATTGGGTGTTCTAGGAAAATAGttagacaaaagaaaaatgaaatgcgTGGCTCTCGCCTTCCAAAGCAAAATATTTACAGGACACCCATATGTAAAAGTACTTCAAAATGACGACCTACACAGATTAGCAAAGAGTGAACAGGCGACTAACCTTCAAACAAGTCATAAAGTTTTAAATTACAGCGAGGGCCGGTTATGCATAGGGCAaagacttcagaaaaaaaaacacacttctaACTGCATACCAAACCGTGACACTACCTAACCAAATAAGATATTTGGTACAGTGGTCTCTTTCTACTAAACCTGGATACAAAATACACGTGATTTGCTACCGTTGTCAGCCGATGGCGAACGCTCTCTCTCAGCCATTTAACCATTTAAGATCTCACATATCTCTCACGGACCATGTAACCACTTCCCGTGCAAAACATGGTGCAACTTTGCAGCATAACTACCAGGCAAAACGCTGAAGTTACTTGTATGCCTACAAATACACCACATCCATTTGATAgctaacattactgtaaagGCTAAATTGGGCTTCGTGTCTGCGAATTGACAGGTTTACAGAATAGCGATAGCGAACGACAGCTATTCTAGCTGACCTCCATTTCTGGTGCAGAGTGATAAACCAAAATCTATCAAAGAAACCAATGATCGACGCGACAATACAACAACATGACACCAAACGACACAAAAAACCAACTGCCCCTATGCATTAAATTACTAAATCTGCCAATGGAACTACAAACTATATAGAACCTGCTTTGCTAGCTATCTAACCAGCCAGCTACCCATGCTCGCTAAATTTCACGTCATTGAATTCAGACATGAAGCTACAACCTTCCAAACTTCACCGTTTTCTATATTGACAAACACTACGCAGTATGTCAGAGTCCTTAATTAATGTACAGTTTCACAATAGCATTATAACAGTAATAAACTCTCTTACCTGTATGAAATGTACAAAATGTTCAATCGTTTTAGGACATAGAGTTCTTGTTTATCTCCGAGCTGACATGCGCGGACTACGGGTTCgcattctctgtgctctgcgCGCTGACGTCACGTAAAAAGCCTGTGAATTATTTATAGAACAAAATAAAGTTCTGTGAAGGTAAACCATGAATCGCAAGCGATTCTTTACTGAGAATTACCGAGATAAATGATTTTCTTGAGAAAAATGCTTTAGTGGGTATTCTTAATTTGTGTGGTTTGTAAAGACTCATCTAAGAACGGTTGCAAATACTCTGAGTTAGAGCCGACGAAAATGATTCTATCTGAGTTTCTCGCTCTGCTGCCTCTGTTGGTACAACAAAGGAGAGCTGTAAATTCACAGAATCATCAAAACAACTCCTAAAACCGAAGTTCAAGTGAAAAGGAAATACAAATGTGGGTGCTGGTCATTTCAACGATGCTGTCGTCAGACCCATTCTTCGCTTCACACCTTTCCATCACAATCTGGACAATCGTGCCAAGTAGAAGTTGAATTTATGCGTAGTGTAAGCATTCCCATGTTCTATAGTTGCGTAGTTTATGCTATATAAATTAGGTTAATCAGGACTCTCCAAACTCATTTAGCATCATATCCACAGTGGCTGccttgttaaaaatgaaataaaataaataaacattttttttccacaagggGAAATATATAGGGAGTTTGAGATAGTAAGAGGTTGTATTGCCTGTACTCAGTGTTGACACGAGACAGCGCTGAGAGCACAAATTCTTTGGTATGCCCGACACGTCACCGAACCAGTCAGAGGACAAGCTAAACATTTAGCTGATTACGGCCTCATTATCAATCCTGTTTATCGGATCTGTTTTAGGGAAGCAGGCCAACTGCGAATTTTAATTGTGCTTTACATTAACGTCTCTGAAATGACTGCAGTTCCGATTTTTTCCCCATGATGGCAGCATTGCATTTTTTCTTAGACCTCAAAGATCGTGTAACGGGGCCTTATATACTTGCTAATGAATTTATACACAATGTGCATCAAATAGGACCTGTGAAAAATAttctatttttgtgttttacttgttatattttacatttattatgcTAAGTAAACACATCACATGGCGACATGCACAATCTTTCTGTCAAAATTTACCTCAAAATCATATTCAAGCATATAGAGGGGAGGTATTTTTaggaacaacaacaagaacaacaacaacaacaacaacaacaacaacaacaacaaaatcttgttagggaaaaaaagaacttaatgagtacagtttaaaagatttttcatTCGGGCTCTGGAGAGACAGTTTCAGATATCAAATTGACAGAAAGCAAGGGAGACTCAAAGAACAACAGAGAACATTAAACATCTACATACCCCCCCTgcgaccccctccccccaatcCATTGACTCACAATTATACAGCAGCCAGGGGTGTAATGGCTGTTCAGACTGCAGCAGTACAAGGGGTGATGGGAGACATTAGCATATTTCCTTCACTTATTTTAGTCTGCTTTCCTCACCCCCTTTTATTGCCTCTCAGAGTTGTGGTTTTATTGTGCTGTGATTGCCGCTCAATGGGAGTATAACATCCCTTCATTAGgaactccctctctgtctgcattGGGGCCGAAGGGCTAATGATTCTTCCCAGTCTCCTGTCAGTCTTTTGCTTTTGTATTCCCATGTTCATCTGCCCTCCAGTCTGATGATATTTTAGTTCTTTTAGGAATAAAGGAATGTTTGAAAGATGATccgttttattttattctttcatgTGACGTATGTTCGGCACATTTTATTAGCTGTTGCACGTGGTATagctccttttcttttttcttttttgctttggaTATGCCGTCCGGGTGAAGGTGAAAGGGCTATAAGACATAAAGGAGACCTGCACAAAAGTGTATCTCCACAAGAGCTTACGTTTGAGTTGGTAGTTCATTTATGATTCATTATCCCAGAAGCTGTGTCACGTTTTGGTAACTGTCAGGCAAAATTTGAACACAGCCAATATCATGcattaaatgtaatataatatgcatataatattatatatatataaatataatatgcATGTTAGATCATGATAAAGATTACACTCATTTAGTGCAGTATGATGAACGTGGTCATTCCTTATCTCAGCATAAATGTGAGCCTTGACCTAACTTGCGActcaaacgtttttttttcccttgattCCTGGCCAAATATTAAAGTGTACCCTTTTAAAGTCAACATTCACACACCGATTTTAATTGCCCCTGCTTAGAGGCACGATTCTCTAACAGCCATTAAATATTAAATCGCCTTTCCCATCGCAGTCTGCTGCAAACAGTTTACATGAATTTGTAATTGAGACCAAGTCAAAGGAAAGTGAGAGCACAACCTTTGGAagtcataaatatttatgtgcCTGATACACTATGTTAGTTTAATTATCCATACTGATTAGAAAAAAATGCAAGTCAAAGTGTCGGAACAGATGAGAAATGAAACTACGACTCGTTCCTTCCTCTTCACAAAGCGGTAAAATGttcctccaaaaaaaccccagaaagacagaagagatgCTCCGCATTAGTAGTTTTTATTGGGATGATTAAAAGAGGAATTGGATCCATCGGGGAGTCGGGTTTGGTGGCGTCTTGGGCCCGACGGCATAGTGTAAAGGGAGGGTCAAACTCCGACCTAATGAGTGAGGTGACTCAGCTGTGTGGAAGAAGCTCATTAGTGAGCTGCAGTCCGGGTCTTATGCCCCAGGGTTTGCTCTCTCTTGTACTTCCCCTCCTTTGGTCAAACCTGTGCCAGAAGTGCTCTATATCAGCATGAACATGGTCGCAAAAAGATCTACCGCTTCTCTggttcatgtgcgtgtgtgtgtgtctaatggaAGGTCTTGGAAGCGGGTCAGTGGATAATGTCATTTTGGCCTAATGAGTGTGCTACATAGCGCACATAGGCACTTGTCTGGTGTTTATGTTGCGTTGCATCTATCTTGCCCACAGACACGCAACTGGGCATTGTGAGGTCACGGTGGATCCTCCTTCGCATCCAATCAGAATGCGAGCTGAAGTAAACAGTTGTTCCTTCCGCAGTTGAAGCCTGTCATATTTCATACAGGGACATGTGACAAGATGCTCACTCCTCATCAAATCAACAAAAAAGTCATGCCCTTTCCCTCCACTGCCGAGAGCTGTCATAGACCGTCAACATTCTTGTCTCGTGGAGAGAAGGAGTGGTGGCACGAACAGGCCAGTTCCCTGTCCACCAGACAGAGCGATATTGAATATTGTTGTCGTGGCTGATTCAGGCTGTTTTTTTAGCTGACGTTTTCATCACGAATAAGCACCTGCCCTGCTCACTTACCGCGGGACAGTCTCCTGGTTAAGAAGACCATAATTTATCTCACTACCTGCCGGTCTGCCTGAGGCAGACTGGATATGGAAAAAGGAATAATACAGTTATGGACAATTTtagcaattctttttttttttttttttacaattagcTGTAACCAGTCCAAACCAAAATCCCCTCAGAAACAgcctttaaaaaagaaagaaaaaaagggaggtgTATAAGCTTTTAATAATTCTTTTGCATTCATAcagttttatatgtgtttgtcatCACATATTTTTGATGTTATTACCCCTCTCCCCCATAtctttccctctatctgtctctctctctctctctctctctctcgctctctctgtgcgtgtgtgtgtgtgagagcgtgtgtgtgtacgggtgtatgagtgtctgtggtCTTTTGCGTGCATGCAGAGAGAAGACTGGGTGGAGAAAAGGGTGGTATGTGCACTGCTGGATGCACATGACTGGTTTTGGGGTTGCTGTTTTGCCGGATGCTCAGTCTATTCTtgttcctctttccttctctgtttcagAAGTAGAAAGTATTTAAactctgcgtgcgtgtgtgtgagtgtgtgcatgtgtgtgtgtgtgtgtgtgtctgcatgtctgcacgtgtgaatgtgtgtgtgtgtttgtgtataggtGTGTAGGCGTGCATTTGAGCgtgcgtgcactcacacacactactattttcttgcctgtgatgtgtgtgtgtgaaatgtcaaatcaggccagagaaaaacagtctAATCACAACTCACTGATACCAAGCCTCAAGGGAGATGGATTCCATTGTCTCTTGTTGGAGGTGAGACAAGGGGGATGAATAATGTacctagtctctctctctctctctctctcacacacacacacacacacacacacgcacaagcccTTCTCACAGACCATGAAGAACTgagtttgctctctctgtaatcTATTCTTCACAAaagcttgtgttttgtttacggTCAGTGGTTCTGATGAAGTCTGCCTGTGTGACTGCACAGATAAAGTCCAGCCTTGGTGTGCTACTGTGGTCTAACATTATGTTCACAACAAAGGCACGATGTCTTTGTGAACCTGAGCAGTTAGGCAATTCAGCACCTTGGAGAGCAGCCACGTGTTTGCTTTGAGACACAATACAAGAAAGTGCAACCACAGCACTTATTCACTCACCTTCACCAAGCTACAGCTGGGACACAATGACACTTTCCACATTGgattgtctgtatttgtgtttatgtgttgtgtgtttgtgtttgtgtgtgtgtgtg
This sequence is a window from Chanos chanos chromosome 12, fChaCha1.1, whole genome shotgun sequence. Protein-coding genes within it:
- the tmem106bb gene encoding transmembrane protein 106B, translating into MGKSLSHLPKPASHDDYQDSLTSSAEYNNMQGEDGKTSGDVSQFPYVEFTGRDSVTCPTCQGTGRIPRGQENQLVALIPYSDQRLRPRRTKLYVTASVILCLLLSGLAVFFLFPRSIDVNYVGVKSVIVTYDQGKHIVYLNITNTLNITNNNYYSVDVANITAQVQFSKTVIGKNRVSNITTIGPLDMKQIDYMVSTTIADEMSYMYDYCTLQTIKVHNIVVMMQVTVTTVYFGHAEQVSQEMYQYVDCGGNTTSLHLKTPWTG